The nucleotide window TGGAAGTTTATTAAATATGCTATTCTCTTATGATAACTGTAGTAATGATGACCCAAAACTTACCTCTGAGTTTATAGCATTgctatctttatttaatggTATTGTTAGTAGTGAGAATTTAGATAGTGATGAGAATTTATATAGTGATAAACTTGTTGAATAcgctattttatggttaagttatagaCTAAATCAAAAAGCACAAAATGGAACCACTACATTAAACGAGTTTTATACCAAAGATATAGAAAGAAATAGTTGTTATAAGGAGAATATAGGTGTTAAAAGTGGTGATAAGATTACAAAggatgttataaaaaaacaaataagcTCGATGAATAtagatattaaagatatatctaatttttatgatgcacttaaatcattatgtaacatgtataGTGAACTTGATGAAAACAATAACCAATGCAAGACATGTTTAGAAAGTGCTGgagaattttttgaaaaatgtgaaaaaattaaaaatgcttttgatattaataaaggaaGTTCTTATTTACAACTATTGTCTAGTTTATCAAgtgattattataaatttaaagagAAATATAATAGTCTTGAATGTAGTCATAGGTCACCATTTGTAGCTTGTCCACGAAGTTcagtaacaaaaaatatactaattACAATTggaattatatttgttgcagcatcaattttattgggagtttcttataaggtaaataataaggaattaaaaaaaatattatatatatgcaaacattaacaaacaACCGTACgatttttaacattttattagtattcgttatttggatttcggaaacgatttcaaaaacaaaaattaagagaaaagctaaaaaaataaagaagaaactgatcattaatatattattcgaagagtagtgattattccaggaatagtaataatggttgatatattttaagaaattgtctatttcgaagtaatttttgcataatttttatatagtttttatatgtggaacccatattcgggttaggtgtaagtattatattgcattttatttttataatctgaacactaatttaatatatgtttcaTTCCGTATGTTTAGTCACAAGATGATGTTCAAAATATGTATCCCCCAAATGGGTActgccattaatatgaaaggggttacataacatatttcccataaagtataatatatacaattgtgTGTTCATGtcaattttatatgtttaaaataaaatgtctatattgtatatattaatatagatattgacTATATATAAAGTTGTATTATGAAATATCATAATTTCCTATTATATAAGCCTTGATAAACCAGAgatatattgaattatacaTGTTATagtatgtttctttattttatgaaaattttatttagtaaaacttataacttgtatcatatttattttgatttaaattatattaaatcaattgaactgtaataataaatattcataaaatatatattcataaataaatattggtCGAaaatcgacaatacaacattatctataaaaggcatgttatgcatctaacattttttgtaatGCAACAAAATTCgcactatatatacaatattttttaagttttaattgtagttactattatatttttgt belongs to Plasmodium yoelii strain 17X genome assembly, chromosome: 11 and includes:
- a CDS encoding PIR protein, which encodes MFDEVCDAINTIDQYFDEDTKKTREHTSGSLLNMLFSYDNCSNDDPKLTSEFIALLSLFNGIVSSENLDSDENLYSDKLVEYAILWLSYRLNQKAQNGTTTLNEFYTKDIERNSCYKENIGVKSGDKITKDVIKKQISSMNIDIKDISNFYDALKSLCNMYSELDENNNQCKTCLESAGEFFEKCEKIKNAFDINKGSSYLQLLSSLSSDYYKFKEKYNSLECSHRSPFVACPRSSVTKNILITIGIIFVAASILLGVSYKYSLFGFRKRFQKQKLREKLKK